One window of Quercus robur chromosome 12, dhQueRobu3.1, whole genome shotgun sequence genomic DNA carries:
- the LOC126708831 gene encoding UV-B-induced protein At3g17800, chloroplastic: MQITGAVSDVLVAIPSPINHKSHALSDSNHFFLSSRFSSKSCPSVCFPKLGTGLHKCRAKGLAVKASGDSSDNLSRFAPLEFESSVGQLLAQILQTHPHLLPAAVDQQLENLQTHRDAQREEIPSSQDLLHKRIAEVREKERQKALEEIIYCLIIQKFMDKDILMIPKISETSESIALLDSWPNQEHKLESVHSPEAFEMIQSHLSLVLGERLVGPLDTVVQMSKIKLGKLYAASIMYGYFLKRVDERFQLERTMNTLTDGLSKDQVSFDDPVPTKQLWDPNSLIRVFTDDGGESDGGNFMNTGEGKSYRLRSYVMYLDAETLQRYATIRSKEAISLIEKQTQALFGRPDIRIAEDGSIDTSNDEVLAITFTGLTMLVLEAVAFGSFLWVAESYVESKYHFVKS, encoded by the exons ATGCAGATTACAGGGGCTGTGAGCGATGTTTTAGTCGCAATTCCGTCGCCCATCAATCACAAGTCCCACGCACTCTCCGATTCCAACCACTTCTTCCTTTCTTCGCGATTTTCTTCCAAA AGCTGTCCTTCGGTTTGCTTTCCCAAGCTAGGAACTGGACTGCACAAATGTCGAGCAAAAGGCCTCGCCGTTAAAGCCTCGGGGGATTCAAGCGATAATTTGTCACGATTTGCTCCTCTTGAATTTGAATCCTCAGTTGGACAGCTTTTGGCACAAATTTTGCAAACCCATCCTCATCTACTTCCTGCAGCCGTTGATCAGCAACTTGAGAACCTTCAAACTCATAGAGATGCCCAAAGAGAAGAAATTCCTTCCTCTCAAGATCTCCTGCACAA GAGAATTGCTGAAGTCAGAGAGAAAGAAAGGCAGAAGGCACTGGAAGAGATAATATACTGCTTAATTATACAGAAATTTATGGACAAGGACATTCTGATGATCCCTAAGATATCAGAAACCTCAGAATCTATAGCGCTACTGGATTCTTGGCCTAACCAGGAACACAAACTTGAATCTGTTCATTCCCCAGAAGCTTTTGAGATGATACAGAGCCACTTATCTCTTGTACTTGGAGAGCGACTTGTGGGACCCCTTGATACAGTTGTTCAGATGAGCAAAATCAAACTTGGAAAGCTGTATGCTGCTTCAATAATGTACGGATATTTTCTCAAAAGAGTTGATGAACGGTTTCAACTCGAAAGAACCATGAATACCCTTACTGATGGTTTAAGTAAAGACCAGGTAAGTTTTGATGATCCAGTTCCAACAAAACAGCTCTGGGATCCTAACTCATTGATCCGGGTGTTTACTGATGATGGTGGTGAGAGTGATGGGGGAAATTTCATGAATACTGGTGAAGGCAAATCATACCGACTGAGATCCTATGTTATGTACTTGGATGCAGAGACTCTTCAGAGATATGCTACTATAAGATCCAAAGAAGCTATTTCTTTGATTGAAAAGCAGACGCAGGCCCTGTTTGGGAGGCCTGACATTCGGATTGCAGAGGATGGTTCAATTGACACTTCTAACGATGAAGTACTTGCAATTACTTTCACTGGATTGACAATGCTAGTCTTAGAGGCAGTCGCATTTGGATCATTTCTATGGGTTGCAGAAAGCTATGTTGAATCTAAATACCATTTTGTAAAAAGCTAA